The region ATCTGGATCGGATTGAATGGCTTGACGATAATTCTGGACAGCTTCCTGTAACTTTCCTTGTTGCTGTAAAGCATAGCCCAGATTTTTGTAAGCATAGGCAAAGTCGGGGTTGATTTGGAGAGCTTGGCGGTAGTTTTCGATCGCTTCTTCTAGCTTTCCTTGGTCCGACAGCGCATTGCCCAGACCGTTGTAAGCATTGGCAA is a window of Geitlerinema sp. PCC 9228 DNA encoding:
- a CDS encoding tetratricopeptide repeat protein — its product is LGNALRQQGKLQEAIANYRQALQINPDFANAYNGLGNALSDQGKLEEAIENYRQALQINPDFAYAYKNLGYALQQQGKLQEAVQNYRQAIQSDPD